Proteins encoded by one window of Dreissena polymorpha isolate Duluth1 chromosome 11, UMN_Dpol_1.0, whole genome shotgun sequence:
- the LOC127850126 gene encoding uncharacterized protein LOC127850126 translates to MLALIKDVHASGCKKPNMKMKVTRAGLCVYICVKCSYCGFNSQTLPMSDTIQTARGPPAGFLNYLVAMPVLKSKIGMDDVATVLTWLNIKAPCKQTFQKKFNDLGQAQTELSDKQLELNQDYVANVMKKAGFEPEVDIQFDVAYTCRPQGGCEKSTQSFGALVEHNTGQKLPLAIAMANKHCRKRYCRHDNCSKTFAAEASIASSERVLLHRSLDKVKDGPLAVRSITTDSGTQSAKAIRDYYELKKQTNHLKKQTATHYKCFVHKLRALERHVRAAKSDIKSIPKKYNKDEYMRKLASCLRCRVRIELERLRKQSCSDELFLRSAKFAIENIMHCFSGDHKMCKERSRVCTYRVTSSYKHLPYGEPLALQESDKKIILGNINKTFDATGLKEVAKLFNTNACESLNASVFHYAPKTSFYARNFAALCHSAVHTRSMGPSKSSMKVAEKVTGKKISLHSMIYNQLKAKDRRREYDSRRKASVRYKIVRFYLRKRHANRALYRDGLYASESMPSTSAADHSYGLKV, encoded by the coding sequence GATTTAATTCGCAAACATTGCCAATGTCGGACACAATCCAGACCGCAAGAGGCCCCCCTGCAGGATTTTTGAACTATTTAGTAGCAATGCCAGTGCTAAAATCTAAAATTGGAATGGATGATGTAGCTACTGTATTAACATGGCTTAATATTAAGGCGCCATGCAagcaaacatttcaaaaaaagtttaatgaCTTGGGACAAGCACAAACAGAACTGAGCGACAAACAATTGGAACTAAATCAGGACTATGtcgcaaatgtcatgaaaaaagccGGCTTCGAACCTGAAGTTGACATCCAATTTGACGTCGCCTACACATGTCGACCCCAGGGGGGATGCGAAAAGTCTACACAAAGCTTTGGGGCCCTGGTAGAACACAATACAGGTCAAAAACTCCCACTTGCCATAGCCATGGCCAACAAGCATTGCAGAAAAAGGTACTGCAGGCATGATAACTGCTCAAAAACCTTTGCAGCTGAGGCCTCGATTGCAAGCAGTGAGCGAGTATTACTTCACAGGTCATTGGATAAAGTGAAAGATGGTCCTTTGGCAGTAAGGTCAATAACCACCGACTCTGGTACGCAATCGGCAAAGGCTATACGGGATTACTATGAgcttaaaaagcaaacaaatcaCTTAAAAAAGCAGACGGCCACCCACTACAAGTGCTTTGTTCACAAGCTGAGAGCTCTCGAAAGACATGTGCGTGCCGCAAAGTCAGACATCAAATCCATTCCAAAAAAGTACAACAAAGACGAATACATGCGTAAGCTGGCCAGCTGCCTCCGCTGCCGAGTGCGCATTGAACTGGAAAGACTGCGAAAACAGAGCTGCAGTGATGAGCTTTTTCTTCGATCGGCCAAATTTGCTAtagaaaacatcatgcattgcttCTCCGGAGATCACAAGATGTGCAAGGAACGCTCACGAGTGTGCACCTATCGAGTGACCAGCTCGTACAAACATTTGCCCTATGGAGAGCCACTAGCACTCCAGGAGAGTGACAAGAAAATTATTTtaggaaacattaataaaacatttgatgccaCGGGGTTGAAAGAAGTGGCAAAGCTCTTTAACACAAATGCTTGTGAGAGCTTAAATGCATCTGTGTTTCATTATGCCCCCAAAACTTCATTCTATGCTAGAAACTTTGCAGCTCTGTGTCATTCTGCAGTTCATACAAGGTCTATGGGGCCCAGCAAATCATCAATGAAGGTGGCAGAAAAGGTGACagggaaaaaaatcagtttacaTAGCATGATATACAACCAACTGAAGGCCAAGGATCGCAGACGGGAATATGACAGCCGCAGGAAGGCCTCAGTGCGGTACAAAATAGTCAGATTCTACCTTAGAAAGCGGCACGCAAACAGAGCCCTGTACCGGGACGGTCTATATGCCTCTGAAAGTATGCCATCTACAAGTGCTGCTGACCATAGCTATGGACTTAAAGTGTAA